GCCATCGGCCAGAGGCCGATGGCCTCGGCAGGCATGGACAGTCCGCAGGGACTGTCCACGTCCGGCCTCGGTTCACCAAGCCGGCCCGCGATCCCCTCGGGGGATCGACCGGCGTACTCGACGGGCGAGGGGCGGACATGACGCGGGTTCTCTTCGGCTTCCATGCCGTCACCGTGCGGTTGAAGACCGCCGCGTCCTCCGTCACCGAGCTGCACGTCGACGCCGGCCGGCGCGACCAGCGCATGCGCGACCTGCTGGCCCGCGCGAAGGAGGCCGGCGTGCGCGTCATCGAGGCCGACGACGGCCGCTTGACCGGCCTGGCCGGCACGCCGCGGCACCAGGGCGTGGTGGCGCGGGTGCAGGCGCTGAAGGCGCAGCATTCGCTGGACGACCTGCTCGACCAGGTCGAGGGCCCGCCGCTGCTGCTGGCGCTGGACGGCGTGACCGACCCGCACAACCTGGGCGCCTGCCTGCGGGTGGCCGACGGCGCCGGCGTGCACGCCGTCCTCGCGCCCAAGGACCATGCGGTGGGCGTGAACGCCACGGTGGCCAAGGTGGCCAGCGGCGCCGCCGAGACCGTGCCCTACCTGATGGTGACCAACCTCGCCCGCTCGCTCACCGAGCTGAAGGAGCGCGACATCGTCATCGTCGGCACGGCGGAGGACGCGCCGATCACCCTGTACGAGGCCGACCTCGCCGGTCCCGTCGCGCTGGTGCTCGGCGCCGAGGGCCCGGGCATGCGCCAGCTCACCCGCAAGACCTGCGACGTGCTGGTGCGGCTGCCGATGAAGGGCGCGGTGGAAAGCCTCAACGTCTCGGTGGCCAGCGGCATCTGCCTGTACGAGGCGCTGCGGCAGCGCGGCGGCTGAGCGGGCCATGGACGCGTCGCTGCGGCAGGCGATCGACGCACTGAGGCCGCGGCTGGACGCGGCACACCAGGTGGTCGCCTTCACCGGCGCCGGCATGTCGGCCGAAAGCGGCATCCCGACCTTCCGCGACGCCTTGGATCGAGCCCCCAAGGTGCCTGCGGCCCCGGCCCCCCAAGGGGGCGCGTCCCTCTTGGGGCGGCCCGGCGAGGGACCTGGCCTGTGGTCCCGCTTCGACCCGATGCAGCTGGCCAGCGAGGACGGCTTCCGCGCCGACCCGCAACTTGTGTGGGACTGGTACGCCCAGCGCCGCGACGGCGTGCGCCGGGCGCAGCCGAACGCCGGTCACCTTGCCCTGGCCGACTTTGCCCGCCGCCACCCCGGCCGGCTCACCGTGATCACGCAGAACGTCGACGACCTGCACCAGCGCGCGGGCCATGCCGACGCGCTGCGCCTGCACGGCGACATCCTGGCCGACCGCTGGCTGGACCCGCCGCGCGCCTGCTGCCGCGGCGCCGCGCCGGTCGACGGCCGCCCGCCCCGCTGCGGCGGCTGCGGCAACCCGCGCCGGCCCGGCGTGGTGTGGTTCGGCGAGGCGCTCTCCGCCGACGTGCTGCGGCGCGCCGGAAGCCGTGGCCGCCGCCTGCGCGTTGATGCTGGTGGTCGGCACCTCGGGCGCGGTGTGGCCGGCGGCCGGGCTGGCGGTGCAGGCGCGGCGGGCCGGGGCCTTCGTCGTGGTGGTCAACCCGCAGCCCAGCGAGCTGGACGACGTCGCCCACGCGGTGCTGCGCGGCACCGCCGCGGGCGCGCTGCCGGCGTTGCTGGCCGCAACATCGCCGGGTTGACCCCGCCTCGGACCCGCACCTGCTGAACGGCCCCCGCCCCGAGAACCGCCTTGCCACCGGACGACCCCCTCAACGACGCGTCCGACCCGACCCCCGCGGTCCGGCACCGGTGTCCGCGCTGTGGCGCGACTGGTCCGATTGGCGCGCCTGGGCCGCCCGCGCGGTGGTGCTGGCCGGCGCCGCCGCGGCCGGGCTGGCCGTCGTCGGCTTCGTGCTGCTCAGCGAGGCCGCCGCCGCCCAGTTCGACCGCTGGCGTGCCGCCTGGCCCTGGCTGCCGCTGCTGCTGACGCCGCTGCTCACCGCCGCGGTGGTCGCCGTCACCAGCCGCTGGTGGCCGGCGGTCGGCGGCTCGGGCATCCCGCAGGTGATGGTGGCACTCGCGCCGGAAGCGGCGGCCACCGCCCGCCGCTGGGCCTCGCTGCCGCTGAGCGCCGCCAAGGCGCTGCTCACCTCGCTGGCCATGGCCGGCGGGCTGGCCGTCGGCCGCGAAGGCCCGGCGGTGCAGATCGCCGCCGGGGTGATGCAGCACGCCGCGCGCTGGCTGCCGCGCGGCGCGGCCATCACGCCGCACGGGCTGCTCGTGGCCGGCGGCGCGGTGGGCGTGGCGGCGGCCTTCAACGCGCCGCTGGCCGGCGTGCTGTTCGCCATCGAGCAGCTCAGCCGCCGGCTGGAGGAGGGCAGCGGGCTGCTGGTGGCGGCCATCGTGCTCGGCGGCCTGATGGCGGTGTCGGTCTTCGGCAACGGCCACCACTTCGGCGTCATCAGCGTGCCGCCGCTGTCGATGGCGCTGGTCGGACCCGGCCTGGCCGTCACCCTGGCCTGCGGCCTGGCCGGCGGGCTGTTCGCCCGGCTGCTGGTGGCGTCGCTGTGCGGCGGCCTCGGCCGCTTCGGTCGCTGGCGGCGCCAGGCGCCGGTGCGCTTCGCCGCGGCCTGCGGGCTGGGTGTGGCGCTGGTCGGGCTGGCCAGCGGCGGCGCCGCCTTCGGCAGCGGCCACGGGTACACCCGCGCGCTGCTGGCCGGGGAGGGGGAGTCCCCCGGGCTGATGCTGCTGCTGCGCGCGGTTTCCACCTGGCTGTCGGTCTGGTCGGGTGCGCCGGGCGGGGTGTTCTCGCCGGCGCTGGCGCTGGGGGCCGGCCTGGGCCACGACCTGGCCAGCCTGTGGGCCGAGCCGGCGCTGCGCCCGGCGCTCATCGCCATGGGCATGGCCGCCTTCCTGGCGGCGGTGACGCAGGCGCCGGTGACGGCCTTCATCGTCGTCATGGAGATGGTCGACGGCCATGCCATGGTGCTCAGCCTGATGGCCGCGGCGCTGGTGGCCGGCGGCATGTCGCGCTCGCTGTCGCCGCCGCTGTACGCCAGCGTGGCGCAGGCGCTGCTGGCCCGCGGGCGCTAGGCGAGCGCCGACCGCCGGTAATCGCTCGGC
The sequence above is a segment of the Aquabacterium sp. J223 genome. Coding sequences within it:
- the rlmB gene encoding 23S rRNA (guanosine(2251)-2'-O)-methyltransferase RlmB — encoded protein: MTRVLFGFHAVTVRLKTAASSVTELHVDAGRRDQRMRDLLARAKEAGVRVIEADDGRLTGLAGTPRHQGVVARVQALKAQHSLDDLLDQVEGPPLLLALDGVTDPHNLGACLRVADGAGVHAVLAPKDHAVGVNATVAKVASGAAETVPYLMVTNLARSLTELKERDIVIVGTAEDAPITLYEADLAGPVALVLGAEGPGMRQLTRKTCDVLVRLPMKGAVESLNVSVASGICLYEALRQRGG
- a CDS encoding chloride channel protein, whose product is MSALWRDWSDWRAWAARAVVLAGAAAAGLAVVGFVLLSEAAAAQFDRWRAAWPWLPLLLTPLLTAAVVAVTSRWWPAVGGSGIPQVMVALAPEAAATARRWASLPLSAAKALLTSLAMAGGLAVGREGPAVQIAAGVMQHAARWLPRGAAITPHGLLVAGGAVGVAAAFNAPLAGVLFAIEQLSRRLEEGSGLLVAAIVLGGLMAVSVFGNGHHFGVISVPPLSMALVGPGLAVTLACGLAGGLFARLLVASLCGGLGRFGRWRRQAPVRFAAACGLGVALVGLASGGAAFGSGHGYTRALLAGEGESPGLMLLLRAVSTWLSVWSGAPGGVFSPALALGAGLGHDLASLWAEPALRPALIAMGMAAFLAAVTQAPVTAFIVVMEMVDGHAMVLSLMAAALVAGGMSRSLSPPLYASVAQALLARGR